The Anabaena sp. WA102 genome contains a region encoding:
- a CDS encoding M48 family metallopeptidase: MTKKILTGLSSKTYEHPFDRKALASLQSMPGISPLLKKVNEYGIDRLLRLQSIASEIRVTPRNFPQLYQPLLEACQILDVTTIPELYLFRGTGHIQTYIIGVEKPIIGINIEAMEWLNYDELLFIFGYEIARIKSQHMIYHQISIVMPALKMWLSSTTLGLGGLIAGGVELALYNWVMMAKFTADRAGLLACQDIDIATTALMKLAGLPEEYLTPNVIEDFLIQSREFASSSVDNLDQVTKILSYSESSLSWLVMRTGELLKWVDSREYDHVLQGENVNTPKEEEEGDEKEGWNFLTSW; encoded by the coding sequence ATGACAAAAAAAATATTAACTGGACTAAGTTCAAAAACTTACGAACACCCATTTGATCGCAAAGCTTTAGCCTCTTTACAAAGTATGCCCGGTATCTCTCCTTTGCTCAAAAAAGTCAACGAATATGGTATTGATCGTTTACTGAGATTACAAAGTATTGCTAGTGAAATCAGAGTCACACCGCGGAATTTTCCCCAACTATATCAACCATTATTAGAAGCTTGCCAAATTCTTGATGTGACAACTATTCCTGAATTGTATTTGTTTCGAGGTACAGGGCATATTCAAACCTATATTATTGGCGTAGAAAAACCTATTATTGGTATCAATATTGAAGCAATGGAATGGTTGAATTATGATGAATTACTGTTTATTTTTGGATACGAAATTGCTCGAATTAAGAGTCAACATATGATTTATCATCAAATATCAATTGTCATGCCGGCGTTAAAAATGTGGTTAAGCAGTACCACATTAGGATTAGGCGGATTGATAGCTGGTGGTGTAGAATTGGCGTTATATAATTGGGTAATGATGGCAAAGTTCACTGCTGACCGGGCCGGTTTATTAGCTTGTCAAGATATTGATATTGCCACTACCGCACTGATGAAACTGGCAGGTTTACCAGAAGAGTATTTAACTCCTAATGTGATCGAAGATTTTCTCATTCAATCCCGCGAGTTTGCATCTAGTAGTGTTGATAATCTAGATCAAGTTACGAAAATATTAAGTTATTCGGAATCTAGTCTTTCTTGGTTAGTAATGCGAACTGGTGAATTATTAAAATGGGTTGATTCAAGAGAATACGATCATGTACTTCAAGGAGAAAATGTCAATACTCCAAAAGAAGAAGAGGAAGGAGACGAAAAAGAAGGATGGAATTTTTTGACTTCTTGGTAA
- a CDS encoding addiction module protein — protein sequence MLSVEELIQEALSLPSYTRVFLVEKLIESLESDIDENIQKNWNTEAKKRRDEIRNHTVEPIFGEIALAQIRQIS from the coding sequence ATGCTATCAGTTGAAGAATTAATTCAGGAAGCCTTGTCTTTACCCAGTTATACCAGAGTATTTTTAGTAGAAAAACTAATTGAAAGTCTAGAATCTGATATTGATGAAAATATCCAAAAGAATTGGAACACAGAAGCTAAAAAACGCCGGGATGAAATACGTAATCATACCGTTGAGCCAATTTTTGGAGAAATAGCTTTAGCTCAAATCAGACAAATTTCATAA
- a CDS encoding DUF29 domain-containing protein, translating into MSNKLYNSDLQLWIEQTIQQLRNREFASLDIENLIEELVDLGKSEKNTLRSNLKILLAHLLKLKIQHHVPDSMKTSWYSSVVEHRQRVLDNLEDTPSLKSFLIEAVEKAYPDGRKLAIKEGKLAKFGVRVPEESEYPIICPFGIEEILDEDFYGIPLLKHPLRQGINSLDFL; encoded by the coding sequence ATGTCTAATAAACTATATAATAGCGATTTGCAATTATGGATTGAGCAAACAATTCAACAATTACGAAATCGTGAATTTGCGTCCCTGGATATTGAGAATTTAATTGAGGAGTTAGTTGATTTGGGTAAGTCAGAGAAGAATACACTCAGAAGTAATCTGAAAATCTTATTAGCTCACTTACTCAAATTAAAAATTCAGCATCATGTACCTGACTCCATGAAAACAAGTTGGTATAGTTCAGTTGTGGAACATCGTCAACGAGTTCTTGATAATCTCGAAGATACTCCATCTCTGAAAAGTTTTTTAATAGAAGCAGTAGAAAAAGCCTATCCTGATGGGCGTAAATTGGCAATTAAAGAGGGCAAACTGGCTAAATTCGGAGTTCGTGTACCGGAGGAGAGTGAGTATCCTATAATTTGTCCTTTTGGGATAGAGGAAATTCTTGATGAGGATTTTTATGGGATACCACTTTTAAAACATCCTCTTAGACAGGGAATAAATTCCCTGGATTTTTTATAA
- a CDS encoding ABC transporter permease has product MPRYLKVLRLFWSAAISAEMEYRINFIIYAISSLGNLVGGIFSLFLFYRTGYTFSGWSWESALVVLGIFTLLQGFAATFLAPNLNRIVRHVQEGTLDFVLLKPIRSQFWLSLHTISPWGIPDLIFGLLIIVYAGTKLNLGIDKYLLSIFPLTCGLVILYSLWFILGATSIWFVKIYNITEVLRGFLEAGRYPITGYPAAYRFFFTFIVPVAFLTTVPAQTMLGQIQLTWLLGAGLLALILFFISTQFWRFALRFYTSASS; this is encoded by the coding sequence ATGCCAAGATATTTAAAAGTGTTGAGATTATTTTGGAGTGCTGCCATTTCCGCAGAAATGGAATATCGTATCAATTTTATCATTTATGCTATTAGTAGCTTAGGCAATTTAGTGGGTGGTATCTTTAGTTTATTCCTGTTCTACCGTACAGGTTACACTTTTTCGGGTTGGTCATGGGAATCAGCTTTAGTAGTTTTAGGAATTTTCACACTATTACAAGGCTTTGCTGCCACCTTTCTCGCTCCCAACTTAAATCGGATTGTGCGTCATGTCCAAGAAGGGACTTTAGACTTCGTATTATTAAAACCTATTCGTAGTCAGTTTTGGTTATCTCTTCATACCATTTCCCCCTGGGGAATACCAGATTTAATCTTTGGACTATTGATCATTGTCTATGCTGGTACAAAACTTAACTTAGGTATTGATAAATACTTATTGAGTATCTTTCCGTTGACTTGTGGTTTAGTTATTCTTTATAGCCTGTGGTTTATACTAGGAGCAACTAGTATTTGGTTTGTAAAGATATATAATATTACTGAAGTATTAAGAGGGTTTTTAGAGGCTGGAAGATACCCAATTACAGGTTATCCGGCTGCCTATCGCTTCTTCTTCACTTTCATAGTACCAGTAGCTTTTTTAACTACAGTTCCCGCCCAAACTATGTTAGGTCAAATTCAACTTACCTGGTTGCTGGGTGCAGGATTATTAGCTTTGATATTGTTTTTCATTTCTACCCAGTTTTGGCGGTTTGCTCTCCGTTTTTATACTAGTGCTTCTAGTTAA
- a CDS encoding type II toxin-antitoxin system TacA family antitoxin — translation MTNKTKNITVRNTLNLRIKPEERDLIDMAAKVLGKNRTDFILAAARNAAEETLLERTIFWASPEAYAEFIALLDAPPQPNERLRKTMQTTPPWDKE, via the coding sequence ATGACCAATAAAACAAAAAATATAACTGTGCGTAACACCTTAAATTTACGCATTAAGCCAGAGGAACGTGATTTGATAGATATGGCCGCCAAAGTGTTAGGTAAAAATAGAACTGATTTTATTTTGGCAGCAGCGCGGAATGCTGCGGAGGAAACTTTGCTGGAACGGACTATTTTTTGGGCTAGTCCAGAGGCTTATGCAGAATTTATCGCCTTACTAGATGCACCACCCCAACCTAATGAGCGTTTACGCAAAACCATGCAGACAACTCCACCTTGGGATAAAGAATGA
- a CDS encoding GNAT family N-acetyltransferase, translated as MSLTPPETLSSHHSCSDFSCGIASLDDWLKRRAYTNQISGATRTFVLCVDNRVVGYYALASGAISVQSALGKFRRNMPDPIPVVILARLAIVAIDSSYQSQGLGRALFRDAALRVVQAADTIGIRGIIVHAISEEAKDFYLALGFILSPLEPMTLMITLNDLRDSIT; from the coding sequence ATGAGTTTAACACCACCTGAAACTCTCTCTAGTCACCACTCCTGCTCTGATTTTTCCTGTGGAATTGCTTCTCTTGATGATTGGTTAAAACGTCGAGCTTATACCAATCAAATCAGTGGTGCAACTAGAACTTTTGTTCTTTGCGTTGACAATAGAGTAGTTGGGTATTATGCCCTGGCTTCTGGAGCGATTAGTGTACAATCAGCCTTAGGTAAATTTCGGCGAAATATGCCTGACCCCATTCCGGTAGTAATTTTAGCAAGATTAGCAATAGTAGCAATAGATAGTTCTTATCAAAGTCAAGGTTTAGGACGGGCTTTATTTCGTGATGCGGCGCTAAGGGTTGTTCAAGCTGCTGATACAATTGGTATTAGAGGAATTATTGTTCATGCTATTTCTGAAGAAGCTAAGGATTTTTATTTGGCTTTAGGTTTTATTTTGTCTCCTCTTGAACCAATGACGTTGATGATTACTCTTAATGATTTACGTGATTCTATTACTTAG
- a CDS encoding ParM/StbA family protein: protein MREKTLIKEAKINDIFCKTILSVDLGRSAIKTCVSREPGNVAFIPSPVKQMSIKQIRGLVMEAKGTDPLMNLWIEYQDIGYAVGQLAEDFGANLGIGQSILEDALIKVLSSAGYFKLKDEIAVVLSLPFVSLEQFEDEKAHLNRLLIGLHVMNFRGELVSLNITKVWVIPNAYGSLLWSETQPNKATAVPDFTKIPLAVVDIGHQSIHMIMVDNFRFVKYLSKSEDFGMSKFYELIAYEIGGADSQSLAFLSAVNKPKGERFYRPKGSSTPANLDDFLPNLTEQFSREICSRVLAWLPERVNDVIITGGGGEFFWEDIQRLLKEAKINAYLAAPSRQANAIGQYIYGEVQFMSAARSEN, encoded by the coding sequence ATAAGAGAAAAAACACTAATTAAGGAAGCAAAAATAAATGATATTTTTTGTAAAACTATTCTCAGTGTTGATTTAGGTAGAAGTGCTATAAAAACCTGTGTGAGTCGTGAACCTGGTAATGTGGCTTTCATTCCTTCTCCTGTGAAGCAAATGTCAATAAAACAAATTCGTGGCTTGGTGATGGAAGCCAAAGGAACTGATCCATTAATGAATTTGTGGATAGAATATCAAGATATTGGTTATGCTGTTGGTCAATTAGCAGAAGACTTTGGTGCAAATCTCGGTATTGGCCAATCTATATTAGAGGACGCACTTATCAAAGTGTTATCATCTGCTGGCTACTTTAAGCTTAAAGATGAAATTGCTGTTGTCCTGAGTTTACCTTTCGTTTCCTTAGAGCAGTTTGAAGATGAGAAAGCGCATTTGAATAGGTTGTTAATTGGCCTCCATGTAATGAATTTTAGAGGTGAATTAGTGTCCTTGAATATTACTAAGGTATGGGTAATACCAAATGCCTATGGTAGTTTACTATGGTCAGAAACTCAACCTAATAAAGCAACAGCAGTTCCCGACTTTACAAAAATACCACTAGCAGTTGTTGATATTGGACATCAAAGTATTCACATGATTATGGTAGATAATTTCCGTTTTGTTAAATATCTTTCTAAGAGTGAAGACTTCGGAATGAGCAAGTTTTATGAATTGATAGCATATGAAATAGGAGGTGCTGATAGTCAGTCTTTAGCATTTCTTTCTGCGGTTAATAAACCTAAAGGGGAACGTTTCTACCGTCCTAAAGGCTCTAGCACTCCCGCTAATTTAGATGATTTTCTCCCCAATCTGACAGAGCAGTTTTCACGGGAAATTTGCTCTCGTGTGTTAGCGTGGTTGCCAGAGCGGGTAAATGATGTGATTATTACAGGTGGTGGTGGAGAGTTTTTCTGGGAAGATATCCAACGTCTCCTCAAAGAAGCTAAAATCAACGCCTATTTAGCTGCACCTTCCCGACAAGCTAATGCTATAGGGCAGTATATTTATGGAGAAGTGCAATTTATGAGTGCTGCTAGGTCAGAAAATTAA
- a CDS encoding ArnT family glycosyltransferase, translating into MSHKQWFLGLLVASLILSLIGLGNLPLRDWDEGTYAIVAREIYRTGNWIYPTIQGDPFLLKPPLMQWFIAVCYHIGGVQEFTTRFPGAFLTALGVPLLYLIGRLAFIKNLPALFSALVYLTLLPVVRHGRLAMLDGMTVSFFLLLLFCILKARHDRKYAVGIGFCLGLITLTKGMLVVVLAVIAGLFIIANKQLAILKNPFLWIGMLLGNLPAIAWYFAQWQHYGNIFLEVHFQSQAFDRLGKAVEGNTGPIWYYLLEVIKYGFPWLLFLPGGLYLSWKNRHTAWGCLTLIGTIVYFAIVSLMSTKLPWYIMPIYPFLALAIGANLSYIWQEEKFKTRFLTGFFAFLVIVGLAGCIYFSIFDKQPLLIVMSVVLAMTMGMTSWFVNQHNRQFIPVLFAGMYLVLGMLMSSQSWIWELNEKFPVLPVAALIRDNVPPGTQIYTSFPDSRPSLDFYSDCKIIPISMADLKDKFADKSYLLLGQDTLQKINLNQIKVMGEANGFKLVAIN; encoded by the coding sequence ATGAGTCATAAACAATGGTTTTTAGGTTTATTGGTAGCATCTTTAATTTTATCGCTAATAGGTTTGGGTAATTTACCTTTACGAGATTGGGATGAAGGTACTTATGCTATAGTTGCCAGGGAAATTTATCGCACTGGTAACTGGATTTATCCGACTATCCAAGGAGATCCTTTTTTATTAAAACCACCTTTGATGCAATGGTTTATTGCTGTTTGCTATCATATCGGAGGAGTGCAAGAATTTACTACCAGATTTCCGGGAGCATTTTTAACAGCTTTAGGAGTACCTTTACTTTATTTAATTGGACGTTTAGCTTTTATAAAAAATTTACCAGCTTTATTTTCAGCTTTGGTTTATTTAACATTATTGCCTGTAGTCCGTCATGGTAGACTAGCAATGTTAGATGGAATGACTGTTTCCTTTTTCTTGTTATTGTTATTTTGCATTCTCAAAGCCCGTCATGATAGAAAATATGCTGTTGGTATCGGATTTTGTTTGGGTTTAATTACTCTGACAAAGGGAATGTTAGTAGTAGTTTTAGCAGTAATAGCAGGTTTATTTATCATTGCTAATAAACAATTAGCTATATTAAAAAATCCATTTCTATGGATAGGAATGTTATTAGGTAATTTACCGGCTATTGCTTGGTATTTTGCCCAATGGCAACATTATGGTAATATTTTCTTAGAAGTGCATTTTCAATCCCAAGCTTTTGACAGACTGGGAAAAGCTGTGGAAGGTAATACTGGTCCGATTTGGTATTATTTACTGGAAGTGATCAAATATGGTTTTCCCTGGTTGTTATTTTTGCCAGGAGGTTTATATTTAAGTTGGAAAAATCGTCATACTGCTTGGGGTTGTTTAACTCTCATTGGTACAATTGTTTATTTTGCCATAGTTTCTTTAATGAGTACCAAATTACCCTGGTATATTATGCCCATATATCCATTTTTAGCTTTAGCAATTGGGGCTAATTTAAGTTACATTTGGCAGGAGGAGAAGTTTAAAACCAGATTTTTGACGGGATTTTTTGCATTTTTAGTTATTGTCGGTTTAGCAGGTTGCATTTATTTTAGTATATTCGATAAACAGCCATTGTTAATTGTAATGAGTGTTGTTTTAGCAATGACTATGGGGATGACATCATGGTTCGTTAATCAGCATAACCGTCAATTTATCCCGGTTTTATTTGCGGGAATGTATTTAGTTTTAGGAATGTTGATGAGTTCTCAATCGTGGATATGGGAGTTAAATGAAAAATTCCCTGTTCTACCAGTGGCAGCGTTAATTAGAGATAATGTGCCACCTGGAACACAAATTTATACTTCTTTTCCTGATAGTCGTCCTAGTTTAGATTTTTATAGTGATTGTAAAATTATTCCTATATCTATGGCAGATTTAAAAGATAAGTTTGCTGATAAATCTTATTTATTATTGGGTCAGGATACTTTGCAGAAAATTAATTTAAATCAAATTAAGGTTATGGGAGAAGCTAATGGTTTTAAATTGGTGGCTATAAATTAA
- a CDS encoding DedA family protein, whose translation MHFNLPELIKSLGYFGVWGIIFAESGLLIGFFLPGDSLLFTAGFVASQNLLNIWVLIFGAFVCAVLGDNVGYFTGHKFGRKLFDKDDSWLFHKKHIVKTQDFYEKHGKKTIVLARFMPIVRTFAPIVAGVGAMHYRSFMSYNLIGGFVWTFGITLLGFFLGKSLPAEQLDKYLLPIIGLIVVVSLLPSIIHVIKENRANKG comes from the coding sequence ATGCACTTTAATTTACCGGAACTAATTAAATCGTTGGGTTATTTTGGAGTATGGGGAATTATCTTTGCTGAATCTGGTTTATTGATTGGCTTTTTTCTGCCCGGTGATAGTTTATTATTTACAGCGGGATTTGTTGCTTCTCAGAACTTGCTGAATATTTGGGTGCTGATTTTTGGTGCGTTTGTTTGTGCTGTATTGGGTGATAATGTCGGTTATTTTACTGGACATAAATTTGGGAGAAAGTTATTTGATAAGGATGATTCTTGGTTATTTCATAAAAAACATATTGTGAAAACTCAAGATTTTTATGAAAAGCATGGTAAAAAAACAATTGTTTTAGCTAGATTTATGCCAATCGTTAGAACTTTTGCACCGATTGTAGCAGGTGTTGGAGCTATGCACTATCGGTCTTTTATGTCTTATAACTTAATTGGTGGCTTTGTTTGGACATTTGGTATTACTTTGTTAGGGTTTTTCTTAGGAAAATCTTTACCAGCGGAACAATTAGATAAGTATCTATTACCAATAATTGGCTTAATTGTTGTTGTTTCTTTATTACCTTCGATTATTCATGTAATTAAGGAAAACAGAGCTAATAAAGGATAA
- a CDS encoding Uma2 family endonuclease: MITTLIEREAEPILISDLTWREFKAVEQLIERPGLRLSFLDGVLEIRKMPGKKHETIKKRIASLVEIYLEFLELDFTPTGSVTLENEFEKVKKEGDESYELGANRKHPDLVIEVVVSSGGINKLEAYKRLQIPEVWFWMNDELLFYSLGNEGYEAVSKSQLLPSLDVDLLMRCINIENHAQALREFRAGIKITG, from the coding sequence ATGATAACTACACTCATTGAACGAGAAGCAGAACCTATTTTAATTAGTGACTTAACCTGGAGAGAATTTAAAGCTGTTGAACAGCTAATTGAGCGCCCAGGGTTAAGGTTATCCTTTTTAGATGGAGTATTGGAGATTCGGAAAATGCCAGGAAAAAAACACGAAACTATCAAGAAACGTATTGCTTCTTTAGTAGAAATTTATTTGGAATTTTTGGAATTAGATTTTACTCCTACTGGTTCTGTCACCCTAGAAAATGAATTTGAAAAGGTTAAAAAAGAAGGTGATGAATCTTATGAATTAGGAGCAAATAGAAAACATCCTGATTTAGTAATTGAGGTGGTTGTTAGTAGTGGAGGAATTAATAAACTGGAAGCATACAAACGGTTACAAATTCCTGAAGTTTGGTTTTGGATGAATGATGAATTATTGTTTTATAGTTTAGGAAATGAGGGATATGAAGCTGTTAGTAAATCGCAACTTTTACCGAGTTTAGATGTAGATTTATTGATGCGTTGTATTAATATAGAAAATCATGCTCAAGCGCTGCGGGAATTTCGAGCAGGGATAAAAATAACAGGATAG
- a CDS encoding Uma2 family endonuclease, with protein sequence MSTENNLAIVDWEPHHPPADLIFHDGEVLESNRHRIAMNVLIRSLQQLWSDRNDYFTGGNMFIYYSSSQIRNREFRGPDFFAVLNVDGSNPRQGWVVWEENGRYPDVIVELMSRSTSGIDKGIKKDLYEQTFHTSDYFVYDPFDANSLQGWHLDHEQQYQPLRPNENGWLWCRRLGLWLGTWEGTIDRETAIWVRFYDVAGNLVLLPEEAAKSREEEAQAKAARLAARLRELGENPDML encoded by the coding sequence ATGAGTACCGAAAACAATCTAGCCATTGTGGACTGGGAACCCCATCATCCACCTGCTGACTTAATATTTCATGATGGTGAAGTCTTGGAATCAAATAGACACCGGATTGCGATGAATGTCCTCATTCGGTCATTGCAGCAGCTTTGGTCTGACCGCAATGATTATTTTACTGGGGGCAATATGTTTATTTACTACAGCAGTAGCCAAATTCGTAATCGTGAGTTTCGCGGTCCCGATTTCTTTGCTGTTCTCAATGTTGATGGTAGTAACCCTCGACAAGGTTGGGTAGTTTGGGAAGAAAATGGTCGCTATCCTGATGTGATTGTGGAATTAATGTCACGGTCTACATCAGGAATAGATAAGGGAATTAAAAAAGACCTTTATGAACAGACTTTCCATACCTCCGATTATTTTGTCTATGACCCATTTGATGCTAATTCTTTACAAGGATGGCATTTAGATCATGAACAACAGTATCAGCCATTAAGACCAAATGAAAATGGTTGGCTATGGTGTAGACGTTTGGGTTTATGGTTGGGAACTTGGGAAGGAACTATAGATAGGGAAACTGCGATTTGGGTGCGGTTTTATGATGTTGCGGGCAATCTAGTTTTATTACCAGAGGAGGCAGCTAAATCACGAGAGGAGGAAGCTCAAGCAAAAGCAGCTAGGTTAGCTGCCAGATTACGAGAATTGGGTGAAAATCCAGATATGTTGTAA
- a CDS encoding 2TM domain-containing protein, whose product MTTFHPNSLRSYSQEDVQQILQLAIARQVDDNDQEFSYQQILEIATELQISPDILQQAERDWLGKQNEVEQRKAFNLYRQSKFKKRLGNYAIINIFFLGMDLISGGISWSLYILLGCGLAISLDIWNTFQTKGEDYEIAFQRWNRNHQIKQTINTVLNRWFKVFSP is encoded by the coding sequence ATGACGACGTTTCACCCTAACAGCCTGCGTTCTTACAGCCAAGAAGATGTACAGCAAATTCTGCAATTAGCGATCGCTCGTCAAGTAGACGATAATGATCAGGAATTTTCCTATCAGCAAATCCTGGAAATCGCCACAGAGTTACAAATATCACCCGATATCCTCCAACAAGCGGAACGGGATTGGTTAGGTAAGCAAAACGAAGTTGAACAGCGTAAAGCTTTTAATCTTTATCGCCAAAGTAAATTTAAAAAACGTTTAGGCAATTACGCAATCATCAATATTTTTTTCCTGGGTATGGATTTAATTAGTGGCGGTATTTCTTGGTCACTTTATATCTTACTAGGTTGCGGATTAGCCATATCCTTAGATATTTGGAATACTTTTCAAACCAAAGGTGAAGATTACGAAATCGCCTTTCAAAGATGGAATCGCAACCATCAAATTAAACAAACAATCAATACAGTTTTAAATAGGTGGTTTAAGGTATTTAGTCCTTAA
- a CDS encoding ABC transporter ATP-binding protein, which yields MKTRSNYWQLLPYIRTQWQPIAKGFVGILGYVLATLTLINVAGKLAVPFGNGNVLAIAQLAGISAAIFLVRGFFQSVQDLYMAKAALRIAFYLRQQVYTHLQKLNLSYFETAKAGDLSYRLTEDVDRVGEVINKLFHDFTPCALQLIAIPIYMIYLNWQLTLATVIVAPIMGILIGWFGERLRKYSLKSQSRISDLSAILTEVFSGIRLIQAFAAEKYEIDRFSHEAERSFKAKYSVERLKAIQIPIVGFLEALSALSLLMVGTWQISQRNLTVGEFFSYLTAAALLIDPIGHTTNNYNEFKQGEASVDRVFELLAIQPTVLEKPNAITLPAVNGKVEYCNITFAYKSGEPVLNNISLLVMPGQAIALVGASGAGKTTFVNLLPRFYDPEFGDIFIDGINIRDVTLNSLRKQIGIVPQETIMFSGTIAQNIAFGQNDFDMNAVEESAKIANAHQFIQQLPEGYHTWVGERGVNLSGGQRQRIAIARAVLLNPQILILDEATSALDSESEALVQEALERLMANRTVLIIAHRLSTVRKCDRILVLEKGQIVESGNHEELLALEGRYARYYAQQ from the coding sequence TTGAAAACACGTTCTAATTATTGGCAACTTTTACCCTATATCCGCACCCAATGGCAACCTATTGCTAAGGGTTTTGTAGGGATTTTGGGATATGTACTGGCAACTTTAACCCTGATTAATGTCGCGGGTAAGTTGGCAGTTCCCTTCGGGAATGGTAATGTATTAGCGATCGCTCAATTAGCCGGAATCAGTGCTGCTATATTTCTTGTGCGCGGCTTTTTTCAGTCTGTACAAGATTTATACATGGCTAAGGCAGCGTTAAGAATCGCTTTTTATCTCCGGCAACAGGTTTATACTCATTTACAAAAACTCAATCTCAGCTATTTTGAAACTGCTAAAGCTGGAGATTTATCTTATCGTCTCACGGAAGATGTTGACAGGGTTGGAGAAGTTATTAATAAGCTTTTTCATGATTTTACTCCCTGTGCTTTACAGTTAATTGCTATTCCCATTTACATGATTTATTTAAATTGGCAACTTACCCTAGCGACGGTAATTGTTGCTCCAATTATGGGGATTTTAATTGGTTGGTTTGGGGAACGTTTACGGAAATATTCTCTCAAAAGTCAAAGTCGTATTTCTGATTTATCAGCTATTTTAACGGAAGTTTTTAGCGGGATTCGATTAATTCAAGCTTTTGCTGCGGAAAAATACGAAATTGATAGATTTAGTCATGAAGCAGAACGCAGTTTTAAAGCTAAATATTCTGTAGAAAGATTAAAAGCTATTCAAATTCCCATTGTGGGTTTTTTAGAAGCTCTCAGTGCGTTATCTTTGTTAATGGTAGGAACTTGGCAAATATCTCAACGTAATTTAACTGTCGGTGAATTTTTTAGTTATTTAACAGCAGCAGCTTTGTTAATTGATCCTATTGGTCATACTACTAATAATTATAATGAATTTAAACAAGGTGAGGCATCGGTTGATCGAGTTTTTGAGTTATTAGCAATTCAACCAACGGTATTAGAAAAACCCAATGCTATTACCCTTCCTGCTGTCAATGGTAAAGTTGAATATTGCAATATTACTTTTGCCTATAAGTCAGGAGAACCTGTATTAAATAATATTAGTTTATTAGTCATGCCCGGTCAAGCCATTGCCTTGGTTGGTGCTTCTGGGGCTGGGAAAACTACTTTTGTGAATCTATTACCTCGATTTTATGATCCTGAATTTGGGGACATTTTTATAGATGGCATAAATATCCGAGATGTAACATTAAATAGTTTAAGAAAACAGATTGGGATTGTTCCCCAAGAAACAATTATGTTTTCGGGAACTATTGCCCAAAATATCGCTTTCGGACAAAATGATTTTGATATGAATGCAGTAGAAGAATCTGCAAAAATCGCCAATGCTCATCAATTTATTCAGCAACTACCAGAAGGTTATCATACTTGGGTAGGAGAGCGAGGTGTGAATTTATCCGGGGGACAAAGACAACGAATTGCGATCGCTCGTGCTGTCCTTCTTAACCCGCAAATATTGATACTTGATGAAGCCACATCAGCGTTAGATTCAGAATCAGAAGCTTTGGTACAAGAGGCTTTGGAGAGATTAATGGCAAATCGTACGGTGTTAATTATTGCCCATAGATTGTCAACGGTGCGGAAGTGCGATCGCATTTTGGTGTTAGAAAAAGGGCAAATTGTGGAGTCGGGAAATCATGAGGAATTATTAGCTTTAGAAGGGAGATATGCCCGGTATTATGCTCAACAATAA